A single genomic interval of Stenotrophomonas sp. ZAC14D1_NAIMI4_1 harbors:
- a CDS encoding glycosyltransferase family 1 protein, whose translation MRHAIVTETYPPEVNGVALTVQGLELGLRAAGHEVDLIRPRQASEALESAPGTLLVPGAALPRYPGLRFGLPAPIRLGRHWQKQRPDAVYIATEGPLGWSALRTARRLGIPVATGFHTRFDEYLPDYGVAWLQTAAMRWMRRFHNQADATLVPTRELQHFLTDQGFERVRLLARAVDSQQFDPSRRDPALREEWGVDGNGLVAIYVGRIAAEKNLGLAVKAFRRLQQVRPKARFVWVGDGPAREKLAHENPDFIFCGIQRGDALARHFASGDLFLFPSRSETFGNVTLESMACGLATVAFDYGAAREYLRNGENGAAVDTDEQFIEAAVQLASDDALRRELGSNAARAMKRLHPQQVVAEFETLLAELAQARRTGHAHNAA comes from the coding sequence ATGCGCCATGCCATTGTCACCGAGACCTATCCGCCGGAAGTCAACGGCGTCGCACTCACCGTGCAGGGCCTGGAACTGGGACTGCGTGCGGCCGGCCATGAGGTCGACCTGATCCGTCCACGACAGGCCAGTGAAGCACTGGAATCGGCGCCCGGCACGCTGCTGGTGCCGGGCGCCGCCCTGCCCCGCTACCCGGGCCTGCGCTTCGGCCTGCCCGCGCCGATCCGCCTGGGCCGCCACTGGCAGAAGCAGCGCCCTGACGCGGTGTACATCGCCACCGAAGGCCCGCTGGGCTGGTCGGCGCTGCGCACCGCCCGCCGCCTCGGCATTCCGGTGGCGACCGGCTTCCACACCCGCTTCGACGAGTACCTGCCCGACTACGGTGTGGCCTGGCTGCAGACGGCAGCGATGCGCTGGATGCGCCGCTTCCACAACCAGGCCGATGCCACCCTGGTGCCGACCCGCGAACTGCAGCACTTCCTCACCGACCAGGGCTTCGAGCGCGTGCGCCTGCTGGCGCGCGCGGTGGACAGCCAGCAGTTCGATCCCAGCCGGCGCGATCCCGCATTGCGCGAGGAATGGGGCGTGGACGGCAACGGACTGGTCGCCATCTACGTGGGCCGCATCGCCGCCGAGAAGAACCTCGGACTGGCGGTGAAGGCCTTCCGCCGCCTGCAGCAGGTGCGGCCGAAGGCACGCTTCGTGTGGGTCGGCGACGGCCCGGCACGGGAGAAGCTGGCCCACGAGAATCCCGATTTCATTTTCTGCGGCATCCAGCGCGGCGACGCCCTGGCCCGCCATTTCGCCAGCGGCGACCTGTTCCTGTTCCCCAGCCGCAGCGAGACGTTCGGCAACGTGACCCTTGAAAGCATGGCCTGCGGCCTGGCCACCGTGGCCTTCGACTACGGCGCTGCGCGCGAGTACCTGCGCAACGGCGAGAACGGGGCCGCCGTGGACACCGACGAACAGTTCATCGAAGCGGCCGTGCAGCTGGCCAGCGACGATGCGCTGCGCCGCGAGCTGGGCAGCAACGCCGCCCGCGCGATGAAGCGCCTGCACCCGCAGCAGGTGGTGGCCGAATTCGAAACGCTGCTGGCCGAACTGGCCCAGGCACGGAGGACCGGACATGCGCACAACGCCGCTTGA
- a CDS encoding TonB-dependent receptor: MTPSTSPLGWAIRCALATAGTAAALPALAQDSAATAGLAQNSTAPTTLDRIEITGSRIRQVDLETAQPVLTISRADIERQGFNSVADILQNLTAMGSPAASRASPLSAGESAGGSFVDMRGLGAQRTLVLVNGKRMGMTTGGLQDISTLPAAAVERMEVLKDGASAIYGSDAMAGVVNIITRRNVEGISASVYQGQYSQGDGARTQYDVVGGWSNDRASISFAAEHVEEKGVWARDRWFSAYTNTDRHPADGWTTVGQWGRITGFNGPGCSSSRGCSYSLDRGVAPGGPGSVHLSDDTPFTGDVSNSNEQMHVQTPIKRDSIFVDGRVALTDSLHFNTQLAYNRRETTRQIAGYPFQSGAAGINPMSKDSWFNPFGSHHGYQAPSDVNWNRRLWEVPRVSVSDLTTWQGVAAFEGSFELGAHGFDWEAGYQYNRSELTQRATGNLHKQRVEDATGPSFYNAATGKVECGTPGAPIAGCIPWNPLVPYGQHDPNGLTGNPALMDWLFPEEISRGRTTSRNLFATLSGTVLALPAGDLGMAVGVESRREDGRFIPDPLAQTGATTNLAAGPTGGGYRVDEAYLELSVPLLRDLPAAHELTVNAATRYSDYSTFGDTLNSKFGFTWRPIEQVLLRGTWAQGFRSPTIANLYGGGSQTFTTGFRDPCDTVYGAAASSPEVRARCAADIANADSYRQLGQGNVPIESSSGQTPLPFTNGSNPDLQPETATSRTLGVVWSPGFAPGLNIALDWWKIRIDDTIVADHPNDMLRDCYELGIAERCAGFTRDPALGIVNQLKYGVRNSGFRETQGYDLELSHRWETDWGTLRTDWKSTYVVSSLERSTNDAGVVPTPGNGLAGAGGIGFRTRSNLSLDWERGNFGINWGVRYYSAVKEQCFSPRLHADECSHPGQQAPWYSGVRNYNRRGSTTFHDVQVRYSLPWDATVSLGANNVFEKYGPIMYTQPSANFSYYGGYDIGRFIYMKYQQRF; the protein is encoded by the coding sequence ATGACGCCGAGCACCTCCCCGTTGGGTTGGGCGATCCGCTGCGCGCTGGCCACCGCCGGCACCGCGGCCGCCCTGCCCGCACTGGCGCAGGATTCCGCCGCCACGGCCGGACTGGCCCAGAATTCCACCGCCCCGACCACGCTGGACCGCATCGAGATCACCGGTTCGCGCATCCGCCAGGTCGATCTGGAAACCGCACAGCCCGTATTGACCATCAGCCGCGCCGACATCGAACGGCAGGGCTTCAACTCGGTGGCCGATATCCTGCAGAACCTGACCGCGATGGGCAGCCCCGCCGCCAGCCGCGCCAGCCCGTTGTCAGCGGGCGAGTCGGCCGGCGGCAGCTTCGTGGACATGCGCGGGCTGGGCGCGCAGCGCACCCTGGTGCTGGTCAACGGCAAGCGCATGGGCATGACCACCGGCGGCCTGCAGGACATTTCCACCCTGCCCGCCGCCGCCGTCGAACGCATGGAAGTGCTCAAGGATGGCGCATCGGCCATCTACGGGTCCGATGCGATGGCCGGCGTGGTCAACATCATCACCCGCCGCAACGTCGAAGGCATCAGCGCCAGCGTCTACCAGGGCCAGTACAGCCAGGGCGATGGTGCCCGCACGCAGTACGACGTGGTGGGCGGCTGGTCCAACGACCGCGCCTCGATCAGCTTCGCTGCCGAACACGTCGAGGAGAAAGGCGTCTGGGCGCGCGACCGCTGGTTCAGCGCCTACACCAACACCGACCGCCATCCTGCCGATGGCTGGACCACGGTGGGCCAGTGGGGCCGCATCACCGGCTTCAATGGCCCGGGTTGCAGCAGCAGCCGTGGCTGCAGCTACTCGCTGGATCGTGGCGTGGCGCCGGGTGGCCCCGGAAGCGTCCACCTGAGCGACGACACACCGTTCACCGGCGATGTCAGCAACAGCAACGAACAGATGCACGTGCAGACGCCGATCAAGCGTGACTCGATCTTCGTCGACGGCCGCGTCGCGCTGACCGACTCGCTGCACTTCAACACCCAGCTGGCCTACAACCGACGCGAGACGACCCGGCAGATCGCCGGCTATCCGTTCCAGTCCGGCGCCGCGGGCATCAACCCGATGTCGAAGGACAGCTGGTTCAATCCGTTTGGCAGCCACCACGGTTACCAGGCTCCCAGCGACGTGAACTGGAACCGGCGCCTCTGGGAAGTCCCGCGCGTGAGCGTCAGCGACCTCACCACCTGGCAGGGCGTAGCCGCCTTCGAGGGCAGCTTCGAGCTGGGCGCGCACGGCTTCGACTGGGAAGCGGGCTACCAGTACAACCGCAGCGAACTGACCCAGCGCGCGACCGGCAATCTGCACAAACAGCGCGTCGAAGACGCCACCGGCCCTTCGTTCTACAACGCTGCCACCGGCAAGGTCGAATGCGGCACACCCGGTGCGCCGATCGCAGGCTGCATACCGTGGAACCCACTGGTGCCCTATGGCCAGCACGACCCCAACGGCCTGACCGGCAATCCGGCACTGATGGACTGGCTGTTCCCCGAGGAGATCAGCCGCGGCCGCACCACCAGCCGCAACCTGTTCGCCACGTTGAGTGGCACCGTGCTGGCCCTGCCGGCCGGCGACCTCGGCATGGCCGTGGGTGTGGAGAGCCGCCGCGAGGATGGCCGTTTCATTCCCGACCCGCTGGCCCAGACCGGCGCCACCACCAACCTCGCTGCAGGGCCGACCGGCGGCGGCTACCGCGTGGACGAAGCGTACCTGGAGCTGAGCGTGCCGCTGCTGCGCGACCTGCCCGCGGCGCACGAACTCACCGTCAACGCGGCCACGCGCTATTCGGACTACAGCACCTTCGGCGATACCCTCAACAGCAAGTTCGGCTTCACCTGGAGGCCGATCGAACAGGTCCTGCTGCGCGGCACCTGGGCGCAGGGCTTCCGGTCGCCCACCATCGCCAACCTCTATGGCGGCGGCTCGCAGACCTTCACCACGGGCTTCCGCGACCCCTGCGATACCGTGTACGGCGCGGCGGCCAGCAGCCCGGAGGTGCGTGCGCGCTGCGCGGCCGACATCGCCAATGCCGACAGCTACCGCCAGCTGGGCCAGGGCAACGTGCCCATTGAAAGCAGCAGTGGCCAGACCCCGCTGCCGTTCACCAATGGCTCCAACCCCGACCTGCAGCCGGAAACCGCAACCAGCCGCACCCTGGGCGTGGTCTGGAGCCCGGGCTTCGCGCCCGGCCTGAACATCGCGCTGGACTGGTGGAAGATCCGCATCGACGACACCATCGTGGCCGACCATCCCAACGACATGCTGCGCGACTGCTATGAACTGGGCATCGCCGAGCGCTGCGCCGGCTTCACCCGCGACCCGGCGCTGGGCATCGTCAACCAGCTGAAGTACGGCGTGCGCAACAGCGGCTTCCGCGAAACGCAAGGCTATGACCTGGAACTGAGCCATCGCTGGGAAACCGACTGGGGCACCCTGCGCACCGACTGGAAGAGCACCTACGTGGTGTCGTCGCTGGAACGCAGCACCAATGACGCCGGCGTGGTGCCAACACCCGGCAACGGCCTGGCCGGCGCAGGCGGGATCGGCTTCCGCACCCGCTCCAACCTGTCGCTGGACTGGGAGCGTGGCAATTTCGGCATCAACTGGGGCGTGCGCTACTACTCGGCAGTGAAGGAACAGTGCTTCAGCCCGCGCCTGCATGCCGACGAATGCTCGCACCCGGGCCAGCAGGCCCCGTGGTACAGCGGCGTGCGCAACTACAACCGCCGCGGCTCGACCACCTTCCACGATGTGCAGGTGCGCTACAGCCTGCCGTGGGATGCCACGGTATCGCTGGGTGCGAACAACGTGTTCGAGAAGTACGGCCCGATCATGTACACCCAGCCGAGCGCGAACTTCTCCTACTACGGCGGCTACGACATCGGCCGCTTCATCTACATGAAGTACCAGCAGCGCTTCTGA
- a CDS encoding TonB-dependent receptor, producing the protein MTSRTTVLGKAIRHALIVGTATIALPAFAQDGAPTTLDRIEITGSRIRQVDVENANPVLAISRTDIERQGFSSVSDILQNVTAMGSPAISRANVLSAGENAGGTYIDMRNLGAQRTLVLVNGKRLGISTSGYQDVSTLPVSAVERIEVLKDGASAIYGSDAMAGVVNIITRHDANGVTANVYHGQYSQGDGARDRFDVVAGWSNDRASITISAEHSEEKAVWAKDRGFSAFGNTDRHPTEAWTTVSQYGQITGLKGPGCAAAGCGYSLNRGSDPLNPANYHITNASAPDGDVSNTNEQMHLNYPLKRDSVFVDGRVNITDSIHFSTQLGYNKRDSSRQIAGYPLQSSTAGIGAMSVNSYFNPFGSQHNYATPTAVAWNHRTWEVPRVSDSSLKTYRAVAAFGGSFDIGERYFDWEVGYQYNKNELRQHATGNLHKQRVKDAVGPSYYNAATGKVECGTAAAPIANCMVWNPLIAAGVVDPYGLTGNQALIDYLMPAENSTGKTVGKNFFASIAGSIVTLPAGDLGFAFGLENRKETGEFIPDALAQTGATTNLAAGPTGGGYKVKEAYLELNVPVLADLPGAKELSFNAATRFSDYDTFGNTLNSKFGFKWRPIDQLLIRGTWAEGFRAPTINDLYGGGSETFTTGYADPCDTVYGPSKDSAAVRARCARDIANADTYRQLKQGLVPITSSTDQTPVPFTNGSNPNLQPETSKSKTLGVVWSPQFIQNFNVSLDWWKIRIDNTIIADSPNQILIDCYEQGIDARCLQFTRDPALGIVNKLTYGNRNAGFLETEGYDMDLTHRLATDSMGTFSTNWSTTYVSSNVFRSTNDGKVVPTPINGIATNSVSGFRVRSNLTLGWDLGDFGISWTARYYSGVKEQCLDVGKHADECSDPGVRAPWYPGSRNYNERGSVTFHDVQFRYNLPWDATVSVGANNVFEKYGPNMYSKPNSVFSYYGGYDIGRFVYMKYQQRF; encoded by the coding sequence ATGACTTCACGCACCACCGTGCTGGGCAAGGCGATCCGCCACGCCCTGATCGTCGGCACCGCAACGATTGCGCTGCCTGCATTCGCCCAGGACGGCGCCCCTACGACCCTGGACCGCATCGAAATCACTGGCTCGCGCATCCGCCAGGTCGACGTGGAGAACGCGAACCCGGTGCTGGCCATCTCGCGCACCGATATCGAGCGCCAGGGCTTCAGCTCGGTGTCGGACATCCTGCAGAACGTCACCGCCATGGGCAGCCCTGCGATCAGCCGCGCCAATGTGCTCAGCGCGGGCGAAAATGCGGGTGGTACCTACATCGACATGCGCAACCTGGGCGCTCAGCGCACCCTGGTGCTGGTCAACGGCAAGCGCTTGGGCATCAGCACCTCCGGCTACCAGGACGTGTCGACCCTGCCGGTGTCGGCGGTGGAGCGCATCGAAGTCCTGAAGGATGGCGCCTCGGCCATCTACGGTTCGGACGCCATGGCCGGCGTGGTCAACATCATTACCCGCCATGACGCAAACGGCGTGACCGCCAACGTCTACCACGGCCAGTACAGCCAGGGTGACGGCGCCCGTGACCGCTTCGACGTGGTCGCCGGTTGGTCCAACGACCGTGCCTCGATCACCATTTCTGCGGAGCATTCCGAAGAAAAGGCCGTGTGGGCCAAGGACCGCGGGTTCAGCGCCTTCGGCAATACCGACCGCCACCCGACCGAAGCCTGGACCACGGTCAGCCAGTACGGCCAGATCACCGGCCTGAAGGGCCCGGGTTGTGCCGCTGCAGGTTGTGGCTACTCGCTCAACCGCGGCAGCGATCCGCTGAACCCGGCCAACTACCACATCACCAACGCCAGTGCCCCCGACGGCGACGTCAGCAACACCAACGAGCAGATGCACCTGAACTATCCGCTGAAGCGGGACTCGGTGTTCGTCGATGGCCGCGTGAACATCACCGATTCGATCCACTTCAGCACGCAGCTGGGCTACAACAAGCGTGATTCCAGCCGCCAGATCGCCGGCTATCCGCTGCAGTCGTCCACCGCTGGTATCGGTGCGATGTCGGTCAACAGCTACTTCAACCCGTTCGGCAGCCAGCACAACTATGCCACCCCGACCGCCGTGGCGTGGAACCACCGCACCTGGGAAGTGCCGCGCGTCAGCGACAGCTCGCTGAAGACCTATCGCGCCGTGGCCGCCTTCGGTGGCTCGTTCGATATCGGCGAACGCTACTTCGACTGGGAAGTGGGCTACCAGTACAACAAGAACGAGCTGCGCCAGCACGCTACCGGCAACCTGCACAAGCAGCGCGTCAAGGATGCCGTCGGCCCGTCGTACTACAACGCGGCCACCGGCAAGGTCGAATGCGGTACTGCCGCTGCACCGATCGCCAACTGCATGGTCTGGAATCCGCTGATCGCCGCAGGCGTGGTTGATCCTTACGGTCTGACCGGCAACCAGGCCCTGATCGACTACCTGATGCCGGCTGAGAATTCCACCGGCAAGACCGTTGGCAAGAACTTCTTCGCCTCCATCGCCGGCAGCATCGTCACTCTGCCGGCCGGTGACCTGGGCTTTGCGTTCGGCCTGGAAAACCGCAAGGAAACCGGTGAGTTCATTCCCGACGCGCTGGCCCAGACCGGCGCCACCACCAACCTGGCCGCTGGCCCGACCGGTGGCGGTTACAAGGTGAAGGAAGCCTACCTGGAGCTCAACGTCCCGGTCCTGGCGGACCTGCCGGGCGCCAAGGAACTGAGCTTCAACGCCGCCACGCGCTTCTCCGACTACGACACCTTCGGCAACACGCTGAACAGCAAGTTCGGCTTCAAGTGGCGTCCGATCGACCAGCTGCTGATCCGCGGCACCTGGGCGGAGGGCTTCCGCGCCCCGACCATCAACGATCTGTACGGCGGCGGTTCGGAAACCTTCACCACCGGCTACGCCGATCCCTGCGATACCGTCTACGGCCCGTCCAAGGACAGCGCAGCAGTACGCGCACGTTGCGCTCGCGACATCGCCAACGCCGATACCTACCGCCAGCTGAAGCAGGGCCTGGTACCGATCACCAGCAGCACTGACCAGACGCCGGTGCCGTTCACCAACGGCTCGAACCCGAACCTCCAGCCGGAGACCTCCAAGAGCAAGACGCTGGGCGTTGTGTGGAGCCCGCAGTTCATCCAGAACTTCAACGTCTCGCTGGACTGGTGGAAGATCCGCATCGACAACACCATCATCGCCGACAGCCCGAACCAGATCCTGATCGACTGCTACGAGCAGGGCATCGACGCCCGCTGCCTGCAGTTCACTCGTGATCCGGCGCTGGGCATCGTCAACAAGCTGACCTACGGCAATCGCAACGCCGGTTTCCTGGAAACCGAAGGTTACGACATGGACCTGACCCATCGTCTGGCAACCGACTCGATGGGTACCTTCTCCACCAACTGGTCGACCACCTACGTCAGCTCCAACGTATTCCGCTCGACCAACGACGGCAAAGTGGTGCCGACGCCGATCAACGGCATCGCCACCAACAGCGTCAGCGGTTTCCGCGTCCGCTCGAACCTGACCTTGGGCTGGGATCTGGGCGACTTCGGTATCAGCTGGACCGCGCGTTACTACTCCGGCGTGAAGGAACAGTGCCTGGATGTGGGCAAGCACGCAGACGAATGCTCCGATCCGGGCGTGCGCGCCCCCTGGTACCCGGGTTCGCGCAACTACAACGAGCGCGGCTCGGTCACCTTCCACGACGTGCAGTTCCGTTACAACCTGCCGTGGGATGCCACCGTTTCGGTCGGTGCCAACAATGTGTTCGAGAAGTACGGCCCGAACATGTACAGCAAGCCGAACTCGGTGTTCTCCTACTACGGTGGCTACGACATCGGCCGCTTTGTGTACATGAAGTACCAGCAGCGCTTCTGA
- the ppx gene encoding exopolyphosphatase has product MPHTTTTPPALQDGDLLAAIDLGSNSFHMVIARYTLGQLRVIDRLRETVRMADGLDGKGGLSTAARQRALECLARFGQRIRNVPPHRVRALATNTVRQLRSPQSFLVPAETALGHAIEVVSGREEARLIYLGVAHAQPPKADQRRLVIDIGGGSTEFIIGKGMQTLERESLQAGCIASTRRFFPGGKLSRKRWKDALAEIGREFQPFASKYRALGWQEALGSSGTHKAISEICATMKLSKGAITAEALPQLRDELLKAKKIDDIVLPGLSADRRPIIAGGILVLEAAFQALGLEKLLVSKAAMREGILYDIVGRAGENDPRDESVAALTQRYGIDTVQADRVQDTALSLLEQVQERWKLDADDARMLGWAARLHELGLMIAHSGYHVHGSYVLENSDIAGFSRQEQQMLAALVRSHRRSVGKSAFDALPERLLLTARRLTALLRLAVLLNRAHEDAPLPALELTADDTRLSLIVPQAFIDPRPLLRADLIGETEGLAGLGIQFRPFVA; this is encoded by the coding sequence ATGCCGCATACCACCACGACTCCGCCCGCATTGCAGGATGGCGACCTGCTGGCCGCCATCGACCTTGGCTCCAACAGCTTCCACATGGTCATCGCGCGCTACACGCTCGGCCAGTTGCGGGTCATCGACCGCCTGCGCGAAACGGTACGCATGGCCGATGGCCTGGATGGCAAGGGCGGCCTGTCCACCGCCGCACGGCAGCGTGCGCTGGAATGCCTGGCCCGCTTCGGCCAGCGCATCCGCAACGTGCCCCCGCACCGCGTGCGCGCCCTGGCCACCAACACCGTGCGCCAGCTGCGTTCGCCGCAATCCTTCCTGGTGCCGGCTGAAACCGCGCTGGGCCACGCCATCGAAGTGGTCAGCGGCCGTGAAGAAGCGCGACTGATCTACCTCGGCGTGGCCCATGCACAGCCGCCCAAGGCCGACCAGCGCCGCCTGGTGATCGACATCGGTGGCGGCTCCACCGAATTCATCATCGGCAAGGGCATGCAGACGCTGGAGCGCGAAAGCCTGCAGGCCGGCTGCATTGCCAGCACGCGCCGCTTCTTCCCCGGCGGCAAGCTCAGCCGCAAGCGCTGGAAGGACGCACTGGCCGAGATCGGCCGTGAGTTCCAGCCGTTTGCCAGCAAGTACCGCGCGCTGGGCTGGCAGGAAGCCCTTGGCTCATCCGGCACGCACAAGGCCATCAGCGAAATCTGCGCCACGATGAAGCTGAGCAAGGGCGCGATCACCGCCGAGGCCCTGCCGCAGCTGCGCGACGAACTGCTGAAGGCCAAGAAGATCGACGACATCGTGCTGCCCGGCCTGTCCGCCGACCGCCGCCCGATCATCGCCGGTGGCATCCTGGTGCTGGAAGCCGCCTTCCAGGCCCTGGGCCTGGAGAAGCTGCTGGTCAGCAAGGCAGCCATGCGCGAAGGCATCCTGTATGACATCGTCGGCCGCGCCGGCGAGAACGACCCGCGCGACGAGTCGGTGGCGGCGCTGACCCAGCGCTATGGCATCGACACCGTGCAGGCCGACCGCGTGCAGGACACCGCCCTGTCCCTGCTGGAGCAGGTGCAGGAGCGCTGGAAACTGGATGCCGACGATGCCCGCATGCTCGGCTGGGCCGCGCGCCTGCACGAGCTGGGCCTGATGATCGCCCACAGCGGTTACCACGTGCACGGCAGCTATGTGCTGGAGAACTCCGACATCGCCGGTTTCTCGCGGCAGGAACAGCAGATGCTGGCCGCACTGGTGCGCAGCCATCGGCGCAGCGTGGGCAAGTCGGCCTTCGATGCCCTGCCCGAGCGCCTGCTGCTGACCGCGCGCCGCCTGACCGCCCTGCTGCGGCTGGCCGTGCTGCTCAACCGCGCGCATGAAGACGCGCCGCTGCCGGCGCTGGAACTGACCGCCGACGACACCCGCCTGTCGCTGATCGTGCCGCAGGCGTTCATCGACCCGCGGCCGCTGCTGCGCGCCGACCTGATCGGCGAGACCGAGGGCCTGGCCGGGCTGGGCATCCAGTTCCGCCCCTTCGTGGCCTGA
- the ppk1 gene encoding polyphosphate kinase 1, giving the protein MSSLGSLPLPVSPDNDPLRDPALYINRELSQLDFNFRVLAQAMDPQVPLLERLRFMCISCTNLDEFFEIRAAAVRHAQEFGLPPAPDGMSPQAILNAIHDRAAELVDQQYRCWNETLRPALAEAGIGVLGRHSWNHRQKRWLRAYFRNEIMPVLSPLGLDPVHPFPKILNKSLNIVVVLKGTDAFGRAGHLAIVRAPRSLPRIIQLPESLGGGQNFVFLSSVLSAFVDELFPGMEVQGAYQFRVTRNSELVVDEEEVENLALALRDELVDRGYRPAVRLEIAEDTPKDIVRTLLQNFGLTENAVYRIDGPVNLNRIIQLYDLVPQPDLKYPPMNPRTLRDSDGIFEITRRQDLLLHHPFDAFTAVLDLIKQAAVDPNVLAIKQTLYRTGKDSLIVDALIQAARNGKDVTVVVELRARFDEEANLGLADRLQEAGVQVVYGVVGFKTHAKMLLIVRREGRKLRRYVHLGTGNYHSGTARAYTDISLITADADIGNDVHLLFQQLSGLASKMKLKRLLQSPFTLHTGILARIERETRIAAAGRPARIIAKMNALNEPQVIRALYAASQAGVQIDLIIRGACTLRPGVPGVSDNIRVRSIVGRFLEHSRVYWFGNDGAPELYCASADWLERNLLRRVETCFPILDPDLAKRVYREVLQNYLDDNLNAWELDAEGIYHKRTPAHDEAPHSAQMALMQGL; this is encoded by the coding sequence ATGAGCAGCCTCGGATCCCTCCCCCTCCCCGTGAGCCCGGACAACGATCCACTGCGTGACCCGGCGCTCTACATCAACCGCGAACTGTCCCAGCTGGATTTCAACTTCCGCGTGCTGGCACAGGCGATGGATCCGCAGGTGCCGCTGCTGGAGCGCCTGCGCTTCATGTGCATCTCCTGCACCAACCTGGACGAGTTCTTCGAGATCCGCGCCGCCGCCGTGCGCCACGCGCAGGAATTCGGCCTGCCGCCGGCCCCGGACGGCATGAGCCCGCAGGCCATCCTCAACGCCATCCACGACCGCGCCGCCGAACTGGTGGACCAGCAGTACCGCTGCTGGAACGAGACGCTGCGCCCGGCGCTGGCCGAGGCCGGCATCGGCGTGCTCGGCCGCCATTCGTGGAACCACCGCCAGAAGCGCTGGCTGCGCGCGTACTTCCGCAACGAGATCATGCCGGTGCTGTCGCCGCTGGGCCTGGACCCGGTGCATCCGTTTCCGAAGATCCTCAACAAGTCGCTGAACATCGTCGTCGTGCTGAAGGGCACCGATGCGTTCGGCCGCGCCGGCCACCTGGCCATCGTGCGTGCGCCACGTTCGCTGCCGCGCATCATCCAGCTGCCGGAAAGCCTGGGCGGCGGGCAGAACTTCGTGTTCCTGTCCTCGGTGCTGTCGGCCTTCGTCGACGAGCTGTTCCCGGGCATGGAAGTCCAGGGCGCCTACCAGTTCCGCGTCACCCGCAATTCCGAGCTGGTGGTGGACGAGGAAGAAGTGGAGAACCTGGCCCTGGCCCTGCGCGATGAACTGGTCGACCGCGGCTACCGGCCGGCGGTGCGCCTGGAGATCGCCGAGGACACGCCGAAGGACATCGTGCGCACCCTGCTGCAGAACTTCGGCCTGACCGAAAACGCGGTGTACCGCATCGATGGCCCGGTCAACCTCAACCGCATCATCCAGCTGTACGACCTGGTGCCGCAGCCGGACCTGAAGTACCCGCCGATGAACCCGCGCACCCTGCGCGACAGCGACGGCATCTTCGAGATCACCCGCCGCCAGGACCTGCTGCTGCACCATCCCTTCGATGCCTTCACCGCCGTGCTGGACCTGATCAAGCAGGCGGCGGTGGACCCGAACGTGCTGGCCATCAAGCAGACCCTGTACCGCACCGGCAAGGATTCGCTGATCGTCGATGCGCTCATCCAGGCCGCACGCAACGGCAAGGACGTGACGGTGGTGGTCGAGCTGCGCGCGCGCTTCGACGAAGAAGCCAACCTGGGCCTGGCCGACCGCCTGCAGGAAGCCGGCGTGCAGGTGGTGTATGGCGTGGTCGGGTTCAAGACCCACGCCAAGATGCTGCTGATCGTGCGCCGCGAGGGCCGCAAGCTGCGCCGCTACGTGCACCTGGGCACCGGCAACTACCACAGCGGCACCGCCCGCGCATACACCGACATCAGCCTGATCACCGCCGATGCGGACATCGGCAATGACGTGCACCTGCTGTTCCAGCAGCTGTCCGGGCTGGCCTCGAAGATGAAGCTCAAGCGCCTGCTGCAGTCGCCCTTCACCCTGCACACCGGCATCCTCGCGCGCATTGAACGCGAGACGCGCATCGCCGCTGCCGGCCGCCCGGCGCGCATCATCGCCAAGATGAACGCACTGAACGAGCCGCAGGTGATCCGCGCGCTGTACGCCGCCTCGCAGGCCGGGGTGCAGATCGACCTGATCATCCGCGGCGCCTGTACCCTGCGCCCGGGCGTGCCGGGCGTCTCGGACAACATCCGCGTGCGCTCGATCGTCGGCCGCTTCCTGGAACACAGCCGCGTGTACTGGTTCGGCAACGACGGTGCGCCGGAGCTGTACTGCGCCAGCGCCGACTGGCTGGAACGCAACCTGCTGCGCCGGGTCGAGACCTGCTTCCCGATCCTCGACCCGGATCTGGCCAAGCGCGTGTACCGCGAAGTGCTGCAGAACTACCTGGACGACAACCTCAACGCCTGGGAGCTGGATGCCGAGGGCATCTACCACAAGCGCACCCCGGCCCACGACGAAGCGCCGCATTCGGCCCAGATGGCGTTGATGCAGGGCCTGTAA